From Frateuria aurantia DSM 6220, one genomic window encodes:
- a CDS encoding DUF47 domain-containing protein: MFSLQTIFGKGDKFYGLLEQSADAACDSAKALHELVTQTDRAPVISHFAAARAREKALASKISEELVNTFVTALDREDIEALNSALYKIPKTIEKFAERYVLVAERLQGIDFAKRTELLERSTIVVAEIIGELRKGLRIDPVQKLQSRLQALEAEGDRLLLAPYRALYLEPGDAMRAILAKDLFELLEKAIDKCRDVGNTVYSIVLKNS; encoded by the coding sequence ATGTTTTCACTGCAAACGATTTTTGGGAAAGGCGACAAGTTCTACGGATTGCTCGAGCAGAGCGCCGACGCCGCCTGCGACAGCGCCAAGGCGCTGCATGAACTGGTGACCCAGACCGACCGGGCGCCGGTGATCAGCCACTTTGCCGCGGCCCGCGCCCGCGAAAAGGCACTGGCCAGCAAGATCAGCGAAGAGCTGGTCAACACCTTCGTGACGGCACTGGACCGTGAAGACATCGAGGCGCTGAACTCGGCGCTGTACAAGATTCCCAAGACCATCGAGAAATTCGCCGAACGCTACGTGCTGGTGGCCGAGCGACTGCAGGGCATCGACTTCGCCAAGCGCACCGAATTGCTGGAGCGCTCGACCATCGTGGTCGCCGAAATCATCGGCGAGCTGCGCAAGGGGCTGCGGATCGACCCCGTGCAGAAGCTGCAGTCGCGCCTGCAGGCACTGGAGGCCGAAGGCGACCGGCTGCTGCTGGCACCCTATCGCGCCCTGTATCTGGAGCCGGGTGATGCGATGCGTGCCATCCTGGCCAAGGACCTGTTCGAACTGCTCGAAAAGGCCATCGACAAATGCCGTGACGTCGGCAACACGGTGTATTCCATCGTGCTGAAGAATTCCTGA
- a CDS encoding inorganic phosphate transporter, whose product MTLTMLAAVILIALIFTYINGFHDTANSIATVVATKVLTPGQAVLLAAITNIFGALWGTAVAATIAAGLLNMQVGADLLISALLAATIWNLLTWWWGLPSSSSHALVGALVGAAIASSGNDLGSVIWWQPGAHWWQGAGVVPKVILPMVISPALGFVIGFLVMGSLYALLSWLADRQGWLRRFGRTPFVNGFFAKAQIVSASAMGVAHGMNDAQKTMGIIALALASATTAGTLDHLPHWLSFMRIPTAGDHFVVPAWVKILCALTMAGGTAGGGWRIIKTLGHKMVKLHPINGFAAEGSSALVILSASMLGIPVSTTHNVSASIMGVGAAKRFNAIRWSIVERMVWAWVLTLPITAALAYGVVKATRALL is encoded by the coding sequence ATGACCTTGACCATGCTGGCTGCGGTGATCCTGATCGCGTTGATCTTCACTTATATCAACGGTTTCCACGACACTGCCAATTCGATTGCCACCGTAGTGGCCACCAAGGTGCTGACGCCAGGCCAGGCGGTGCTGCTGGCCGCCATCACCAATATCTTCGGCGCCTTGTGGGGCACGGCCGTGGCCGCCACCATTGCGGCCGGCCTGCTGAACATGCAGGTCGGTGCAGACTTGCTGATCAGCGCCCTGCTGGCCGCGACGATCTGGAATCTGCTGACCTGGTGGTGGGGCCTGCCCTCCAGCTCCAGCCATGCCCTGGTCGGTGCGCTGGTCGGTGCCGCCATCGCCAGCTCAGGCAATGATCTGGGTTCGGTGATCTGGTGGCAGCCCGGTGCTCACTGGTGGCAGGGGGCCGGCGTCGTGCCCAAGGTGATTCTGCCGATGGTCATCTCGCCCGCACTGGGCTTCGTGATCGGTTTCCTGGTCATGGGTTCGCTGTACGCCCTGCTGTCCTGGCTGGCTGACCGCCAGGGCTGGCTGCGCCGCTTCGGCCGCACGCCCTTCGTCAACGGCTTTTTCGCCAAGGCCCAGATCGTCTCGGCCAGCGCCATGGGCGTGGCCCATGGCATGAACGATGCGCAGAAGACCATGGGCATCATCGCCCTGGCCCTGGCCAGCGCCACCACCGCGGGCACTCTGGACCACCTGCCGCATTGGCTGAGCTTTATGCGGATTCCCACCGCCGGCGATCATTTCGTGGTGCCGGCCTGGGTCAAGATCCTGTGCGCCCTGACCATGGCCGGCGGTACGGCCGGCGGTGGCTGGCGCATCATCAAGACCCTGGGCCACAAGATGGTCAAGCTGCATCCGATCAACGGCTTTGCAGCCGAGGGCAGCTCGGCCTTGGTGATCCTGTCGGCCTCGATGCTGGGGATTCCGGTATCCACTACCCACAATGTGTCGGCTTCGATCATGGGCGTCGGCGCAGCCAAGCGCTTCAATGCCATCCGCTGGTCCATCGTCGAGCGGATGGTCTGGGCCTGGGTCCTGACCCTGCCGATCACGGCAGCCCTGGCCTACGGAGTGGTCAAGGCCACCCGCGCCCTGCTTTGA
- a CDS encoding HAD family hydrolase yields the protein MTASPSAPATILLFDFDGTLVDSTPAVKAALEAACLALRAPMPDPEVLDAAIARGVLMGDLVRLIRPDADDIEVKRWLEAYREAYRRIGLDHSSLFPGAEALLDDLRQQGYRMAIVSNKSEPSIHVALQHFGLMPYFEHVWGEQPDMPGKPSPDLFHHKIRPAYPQATPADFLMIGDTIADRDFAAASQIRFGLVEYGYGEVALRDDSTSFKIHALSELPRHVEAASLPG from the coding sequence ATGACAGCCTCCCCTTCGGCTCCGGCCACCATTCTGCTGTTCGATTTCGACGGCACCCTGGTCGACAGCACGCCAGCGGTCAAGGCCGCCCTCGAAGCCGCCTGCCTGGCGCTCCGTGCCCCGATGCCTGATCCGGAGGTACTGGATGCGGCGATAGCGCGAGGCGTGCTGATGGGGGATCTGGTCCGGCTGATCAGGCCGGATGCCGATGACATCGAAGTCAAGCGCTGGCTGGAGGCCTATCGCGAGGCCTATCGTCGCATAGGCCTGGATCACTCCAGCCTGTTTCCGGGGGCCGAAGCGCTGCTGGATGACCTGCGCCAGCAGGGCTATCGCATGGCGATTGTCAGCAACAAGTCCGAACCCTCCATCCATGTTGCTCTGCAGCATTTCGGGCTGATGCCCTACTTCGAACATGTCTGGGGCGAGCAGCCTGACATGCCCGGGAAGCCCAGCCCGGATCTGTTCCATCACAAGATCCGGCCGGCCTACCCGCAAGCCACGCCCGCAGACTTTCTGATGATCGGCGACACCATTGCCGATCGTGATTTCGCAGCCGCCAGCCAGATCCGTTTCGGCCTGGTGGAGTACGGCTACGGCGAAGTCGCGCTGCGGGATGACAGTACCAGCTTCAAGATCCATGCCCTCTCGGAACTGCCGCGCCACGTCGAAGCGGCCAGCCTTCCAGGCTGA
- a CDS encoding MGMT family protein: MDKASAGQPLILRIQAEIASVPQGQTCSYGAIATRAGAPGRARLVGKVLREAPAELGLPWHRIIRADGRPAFPPESEAWREQYRRLLNEGVELRQGKVPEHQRARTEDIDALLWRPSY; encoded by the coding sequence ATGGATAAAGCCTCTGCCGGCCAGCCCCTGATTCTGCGTATCCAGGCCGAGATCGCCTCGGTGCCGCAGGGACAGACCTGCAGCTATGGTGCCATCGCGACACGAGCTGGCGCCCCCGGCCGCGCCCGACTGGTCGGCAAGGTGCTGCGCGAAGCGCCTGCCGAGCTGGGCCTGCCCTGGCATCGCATCATACGGGCCGACGGCCGGCCGGCCTTCCCCCCTGAGAGCGAAGCCTGGCGGGAGCAGTACCGGCGTCTGCTCAACGAGGGCGTGGAGCTGCGACAGGGCAAGGTGCCCGAGCACCAGCGGGCCCGGACCGAAGATATCGACGCCCTGCTATGGCGTCCTTCGTACTGA
- a CDS encoding PQQ-dependent dehydrogenase, methanol/ethanol family, translating to MPSPLKQFTKRINRTRLAAALTSLLVASTGLTAAIADEVDSNTGQAIINADQHPGDWLTYGRTYSEQRYSPLDQINRGNIGQLHLAWYQDLDSNRGQEGTPLVVNGVIYATTNWSKVRAYDGATGKLLWSYDPKVPGYVADKGCCDTVNRGAAYWNGKIYFGTFDGRLIALDAKTGKLVWSVYTIPKTGSLGQQRSYTVDGAPRIAKGRVIIGNGGAEFGARGFVSAFDAETGKLDWRFYTVPNPENKPDGAASDSVLMSKAYQTWSANGAWKRQGGGGTVWDSIVYDPQTDLIYLGVGNGSPWNYKLRSEGKGDNWFLGSIVAIKPETGEYVWHFQETPMDQWDYTSVQQIMTADIMVNGQKRHVIMHAPKNGFFYILDAKTGEFLSGKNYVYENWAKGLDPKTGRPIYNPDAMYTLNGKDWYGIPGDLGGHNFAAMSYSPKTGYVYIPAQQVPFLYEGAKQFTPHPDSWNLGLNMKKVGLPDTPEAKAAFIKDLKGWIIAWDPTKQAPAFTVEHKGPWNGGILSTAGDLLFQGLADGTFHAYDATNGKDLFKFDAHSAIIAPPVTYTANGKQYVSVLVGWGGIYPFFLGGVARSSGWTVNHSRIITFAIDGKAELPQHEDQKGFLPVKPPADYDSAKAEAGYEKFQIYCAACHGDNGESGGVLPDLRWSGAIRKQDGFYNVVGRGALTAYGMDRFDKSMKPEEIEDIRQFLIKRSNDTFQREVDARNNPEGVPQQ from the coding sequence ATGCCATCACCCTTGAAGCAATTCACGAAGCGCATCAACAGGACCCGGCTCGCCGCGGCGTTGACCAGCCTGCTTGTCGCCAGCACTGGATTGACTGCCGCAATCGCCGACGAGGTTGATAGCAACACCGGTCAGGCAATCATCAACGCCGATCAGCATCCCGGCGACTGGCTGACCTATGGCCGCACCTATTCCGAGCAGCGTTACAGCCCGCTTGATCAGATCAATCGCGGCAACATCGGCCAGTTGCACCTTGCCTGGTACCAGGATCTGGACAGCAATCGCGGTCAGGAAGGCACTCCCCTGGTGGTCAATGGCGTAATCTATGCCACCACCAACTGGAGCAAGGTCCGCGCCTATGATGGCGCCACCGGCAAGCTGCTGTGGTCCTATGACCCCAAAGTCCCCGGCTATGTCGCCGACAAGGGGTGCTGCGATACCGTCAACCGCGGTGCCGCCTACTGGAACGGCAAGATCTACTTCGGCACCTTCGACGGCCGCCTGATCGCGCTGGATGCCAAGACCGGCAAGCTGGTGTGGTCGGTCTACACCATCCCGAAGACAGGTTCGCTGGGCCAGCAGCGCTCTTATACCGTTGACGGTGCCCCGCGTATCGCCAAGGGTCGCGTCATCATCGGCAACGGCGGCGCCGAGTTCGGCGCCCGCGGCTTCGTATCGGCTTTCGATGCCGAAACCGGCAAGCTGGACTGGCGCTTCTACACCGTGCCGAATCCCGAAAACAAGCCTGACGGCGCGGCATCCGACAGCGTGCTGATGAGCAAGGCCTATCAGACCTGGAGCGCGAACGGTGCCTGGAAGCGTCAGGGCGGTGGCGGCACCGTCTGGGATTCGATCGTTTACGACCCCCAGACCGACCTGATCTACCTGGGCGTCGGCAACGGCTCGCCCTGGAACTACAAGCTGCGCTCGGAAGGCAAGGGAGACAACTGGTTCCTGGGCAGCATCGTCGCCATCAAGCCGGAAACCGGCGAGTATGTGTGGCACTTCCAGGAAACCCCGATGGACCAGTGGGATTACACCTCGGTCCAGCAGATCATGACGGCCGACATCATGGTCAATGGCCAGAAGCGCCATGTGATCATGCACGCTCCCAAGAACGGCTTCTTCTATATTCTGGATGCCAAGACCGGCGAGTTCCTGTCGGGCAAGAACTATGTCTACGAGAACTGGGCCAAGGGCCTGGATCCCAAGACTGGCCGCCCGATCTACAATCCGGATGCGATGTATACCCTCAACGGCAAGGACTGGTACGGCATCCCGGGCGATCTGGGCGGCCACAACTTCGCCGCCATGTCCTACAGCCCCAAGACCGGCTATGTCTATATCCCGGCTCAGCAGGTGCCCTTCCTGTATGAAGGCGCCAAGCAGTTCACTCCGCATCCGGACAGCTGGAATCTGGGTCTGAACATGAAGAAAGTCGGGCTGCCGGATACTCCGGAAGCCAAGGCCGCCTTCATCAAGGACCTGAAGGGCTGGATCATTGCCTGGGATCCGACCAAGCAGGCCCCGGCCTTCACCGTGGAACACAAGGGTCCGTGGAACGGCGGCATCCTGTCCACCGCCGGCGACCTGCTGTTCCAGGGCCTGGCGGACGGCACCTTCCACGCCTATGACGCGACCAATGGCAAGGACCTGTTCAAGTTCGATGCTCACAGCGCGATCATCGCTCCGCCGGTGACCTATACCGCCAACGGCAAGCAGTACGTGTCGGTACTGGTCGGCTGGGGTGGCATCTATCCCTTCTTCCTGGGCGGCGTGGCCCGCAGCTCGGGCTGGACCGTGAACCATTCGCGCATCATCACCTTTGCCATCGACGGCAAGGCCGAGCTGCCGCAGCATGAAGACCAGAAGGGCTTCCTGCCTGTCAAGCCGCCGGCAGATTATGACTCCGCCAAGGCCGAAGCCGGGTACGAGAAGTTCCAGATCTACTGCGCTGCCTGCCATGGCGACAATGGCGAGTCCGGTGGCGTGCTGCCTGACCTGCGCTGGTCCGGTGCCATCAGGAAACAGGATGGTTTCTACAACGTCGTCGGCCGTGGCGCCCTGACCGCTTACGGCATGGATCGCTTCGACAAGTCCATGAAGCCGGAAGAGATCGAGGATATCCGCCAGTTCCTGATCAAGCGTTCCAACGACACCTTCCAGCGTGAAGTGGACGCTCGCAACAATCCGGAAGGAGTGCCGCAGCAGTGA
- a CDS encoding cytochrome c, which translates to MNKMLRSLAATLALGSVAFAAHAQSSDDQALIQRGAYVAHLADCAACHTGIGGKLYAGGLQIKTPIGAIYSTNITPDASTGIGGYTFEQFDQAVRQGIRKDGSTLYPAMPYPSFARMTEDDMKALYAYFMHGVQPVAQTNKAVDISWPMSMRWPLAIWRKVFAPTPTTATTAPSNDNPIARGEYLVTGAGHCGACHTPRGTGMQEKALDGSSPDFLAGGAPIDNWIAPSLRSNPNSGLGRWSEEDIYYFLKTGRTDHAAVFGGMADVVAWSTQHYSDDDLHAIAKYLKSLPEVPAQGTAYAYNDATAKALDQGDTAGHPGADTYVKQCAICHRNDGGGVARMFPPLAGNPVVMSGNPTSLVNVIVNGGVLPPTNWAPSAVAMPAYKHDLTDQQIADVANYIRQAWGNQSDAPKTTVTASAVQALREHDMPVADISGWLRLTPQPYGAGWTFAPQTHTGKDEAQ; encoded by the coding sequence ATGAACAAGATGCTTCGCTCGCTTGCAGCAACTCTCGCCCTGGGTTCGGTGGCCTTTGCCGCCCATGCCCAGTCCTCTGACGATCAGGCACTGATCCAGCGCGGCGCCTATGTCGCCCATCTGGCCGACTGTGCCGCTTGCCATACCGGCATCGGCGGCAAGCTGTATGCCGGTGGTCTGCAGATCAAGACTCCGATCGGCGCGATCTACTCGACCAACATCACCCCCGATGCCAGTACCGGCATCGGCGGCTATACCTTCGAGCAGTTCGACCAGGCGGTCCGCCAGGGTATCCGCAAGGATGGCAGCACCCTGTACCCGGCCATGCCGTACCCGTCCTTCGCCCGCATGACCGAAGACGACATGAAGGCCCTGTATGCCTACTTCATGCATGGCGTTCAGCCGGTGGCGCAGACCAACAAGGCGGTCGATATCTCCTGGCCGATGTCCATGCGCTGGCCGTTGGCGATCTGGCGCAAGGTGTTCGCACCGACCCCGACCACCGCGACCACCGCCCCGTCCAACGACAATCCGATTGCCCGTGGCGAATACCTGGTAACCGGTGCCGGCCACTGCGGCGCCTGCCATACCCCGCGTGGTACCGGCATGCAGGAAAAGGCGCTCGATGGCTCCAGCCCGGATTTCCTGGCCGGCGGTGCGCCGATCGACAACTGGATCGCCCCCAGTCTGCGCAGCAACCCGAATTCGGGCCTGGGCCGCTGGAGCGAGGAAGATATCTATTACTTCCTGAAGACCGGTCGCACGGACCACGCTGCCGTGTTTGGCGGTATGGCCGACGTGGTGGCCTGGAGCACCCAGCACTACTCCGACGATGACCTGCATGCCATCGCGAAGTATCTGAAGAGCCTGCCGGAAGTTCCGGCCCAGGGTACGGCCTATGCCTACAATGATGCCACGGCCAAGGCGCTGGATCAGGGCGATACGGCCGGCCATCCGGGTGCCGATACCTACGTCAAGCAGTGCGCGATCTGCCATCGCAATGATGGCGGCGGCGTGGCTCGCATGTTCCCGCCCCTGGCCGGCAATCCGGTGGTCATGAGCGGCAACCCGACCTCGCTGGTCAACGTCATCGTCAACGGTGGTGTGCTGCCCCCGACCAACTGGGCTCCCTCGGCCGTGGCCATGCCTGCCTACAAGCATGACCTGACCGACCAGCAGATCGCGGATGTCGCCAACTACATCCGCCAGGCCTGGGGCAACCAGTCCGATGCGCCGAAGACCACTGTCACCGCCAGTGCCGTGCAGGCCCTGCGCGAGCACGACATGCCGGTGGCCGATATCAGCGGCTGGCTGCGCCTGACCCCGCAGCCCTACGGTGCCGGCTGGACCTTCGCGCCGCAGACGCATACCGGCAAGGACGAGGCGCAGTAA
- the phoU gene encoding phosphate signaling complex protein PhoU, translated as MSGNGMDHIIKSYDDELARLTGEIIRMGELSISQLEAAIDVVERRDERAARHVVSSDEAIDQLEQEISRDVVRLLALRAPMAGDLRNVFAALRIAADIERIGDYGANVAKRSIPLTMVAPIEATSGLSHLAKLAAVAVRDVLLAYRERDADKAYAVWKNDVQLDEAYTGYFRQLLTYMMEDPRNITPCTHLLFMAKNIERIGDHATNIAESIWYQVHGEPLVKQRKKRDETASPDLSGLL; from the coding sequence ATGAGCGGCAACGGCATGGACCATATCATCAAAAGCTACGACGACGAGCTGGCGCGGCTGACCGGCGAGATCATCCGCATGGGCGAATTGTCGATCAGCCAGCTGGAAGCGGCCATCGATGTGGTCGAGCGTCGCGACGAACGGGCAGCCCGGCATGTGGTCAGCAGTGACGAGGCGATCGATCAGCTCGAGCAGGAGATCTCGCGTGACGTGGTGCGGCTGCTGGCGCTGCGGGCGCCGATGGCCGGCGATCTGCGCAATGTCTTTGCGGCGCTGCGGATTGCCGCCGACATCGAGCGTATCGGTGACTATGGCGCCAATGTCGCCAAGCGTTCGATTCCCCTGACCATGGTGGCGCCGATCGAGGCCACCAGCGGACTCAGTCATCTGGCCAAGCTGGCCGCCGTGGCGGTGCGTGATGTGCTGCTGGCCTATCGTGAACGCGATGCCGACAAGGCTTATGCGGTATGGAAAAACGATGTGCAGCTGGATGAAGCCTATACCGGCTATTTCCGCCAGCTGCTGACCTATATGATGGAAGATCCACGCAATATCACGCCCTGCACGCATCTGCTGTTCATGGCCAAGAACATTGAGCGGATCGGCGACCATGCCACCAATATCGCCGAAAGCATCTGGTACCAGGTCCACGGCGAGCCGCTGGTCAAGCAGCGCAAAAAGCGCGACGAAACCGCCAGTCCGGATCTGTCCGGACTGCTTTGA
- the pstB gene encoding phosphate ABC transporter ATP-binding protein PstB, whose product MIDSTSFGPDGRPLIEEAPAPAVKIAVRNLDFYYQGYHALKNISLDIEDKKVTAIIGPSGCGKSTLLRIFNRIYAIYPGLEAKGEVVLDGENILDPAYSVNRLRSKVGMVFQKPVPFPMTIFENVAYGIRHHERLSRGDLADRVEQALRGAALWDEVKDKLKQSALGLSGGQQQRLCIARGIALKPEVLLLDEPTSALDPIATGRIEQLVEELKSQYTIIIVTHNMQQAARCSDRTAFMYMGELIELDKTDKIFTKPGKKQTEDYITGRFG is encoded by the coding sequence ATGATTGATTCGACCTCCTTCGGACCCGATGGCCGCCCTCTGATCGAGGAGGCCCCCGCGCCGGCGGTCAAGATCGCCGTTCGCAATCTGGACTTCTACTATCAGGGCTACCATGCACTGAAGAACATCAGCCTCGATATCGAGGACAAGAAGGTCACTGCCATCATCGGGCCCTCCGGTTGCGGCAAGTCCACCTTGCTGCGGATCTTCAACCGCATCTATGCCATCTATCCCGGGCTGGAAGCCAAGGGCGAGGTGGTGCTGGATGGCGAGAACATCCTGGACCCAGCCTATTCGGTGAATCGTCTGCGCAGCAAGGTCGGCATGGTGTTCCAGAAGCCGGTCCCGTTCCCCATGACGATCTTCGAGAATGTCGCCTACGGGATACGTCATCACGAGCGCCTTTCGCGCGGCGATCTGGCCGACCGGGTCGAGCAGGCCCTGCGGGGTGCCGCCCTGTGGGACGAGGTCAAGGACAAGCTCAAGCAGAGTGCGCTGGGCCTGTCGGGTGGTCAGCAGCAGCGTCTGTGCATCGCCCGCGGCATCGCGCTGAAGCCCGAAGTGCTGCTGCTGGATGAACCTACCTCGGCACTGGATCCGATCGCCACCGGTCGCATCGAGCAGCTGGTCGAGGAACTCAAGAGCCAGTACACCATCATCATCGTGACCCACAACATGCAGCAGGCGGCCCGCTGTTCGGATCGCACCGCCTTCATGTACATGGGTGAGCTGATCGAGCTGGACAAGACGGACAAGATCTTCACCAAGCCCGGCAAGAAGCAGACCGAAGATTACATCACCGGCCGTTTCGGCTGA
- the pstA gene encoding phosphate ABC transporter permease PstA: MSATSRLYARRAWSNRIATVLSLAATALGLLMLAWILWETLRQGIAAIHLPLFTRITAYGEDGGLANAMVGSLIINGIGIAVATPIGVLAGTWLAEYANRTRLGATIRFLNDILLSAPSIVLGLFVYTIVVLPMTALSHARVTFSGFSGGIALALIALPVVVRTTDEMLRLVPSTLREAGLSLGVPQWKLTCQVLIRGARSGIITGVLLALARISGETAPLLFTAFGNNFMALNPFDKMASMPQIIYQYANDPGEGTHAIAWAGAFVITMFVLALSLLSRLILSRSKVSHD; the protein is encoded by the coding sequence ATGAGTGCGACCTCGCGTCTGTATGCGCGCCGCGCCTGGAGCAACCGGATCGCGACAGTCTTGAGTCTGGCGGCTACCGCGCTGGGTCTGCTGATGCTGGCATGGATCCTGTGGGAAACCCTGCGACAGGGCATTGCCGCGATCCATCTGCCGCTGTTCACCAGGATCACTGCCTATGGCGAGGACGGTGGCCTGGCCAATGCCATGGTGGGCAGCCTGATCATCAACGGCATCGGCATTGCGGTGGCCACCCCGATCGGCGTGCTGGCCGGTACCTGGCTGGCCGAATATGCCAACCGTACCCGGCTGGGTGCCACGATCCGTTTTCTCAACGATATCCTGCTGTCGGCACCCTCGATCGTGCTCGGCCTGTTCGTGTATACCATCGTGGTCCTGCCGATGACGGCGCTAAGCCATGCACGGGTGACTTTTTCGGGTTTTTCGGGCGGCATCGCCCTGGCGCTGATCGCGCTGCCGGTGGTGGTGCGCACCACCGATGAAATGCTGCGGCTGGTGCCCTCCACCCTGCGCGAGGCGGGTCTGTCGCTGGGCGTACCGCAATGGAAGCTGACCTGCCAGGTGCTGATCCGGGGTGCCCGTTCCGGCATCATCACCGGTGTGCTGCTGGCACTGGCACGCATCAGCGGCGAGACCGCGCCCTTGCTGTTCACCGCCTTCGGCAACAACTTCATGGCGCTGAACCCCTTCGACAAGATGGCCAGCATGCCGCAGATCATCTATCAGTATGCCAATGATCCCGGTGAAGGCACCCACGCCATTGCCTGGGCCGGCGCCTTTGTCATTACCATGTTTGTTCTGGCCCTGAGCCTGCTCTCTCGGCTGATCCTGTCACGCAGCAAGGTTTCGCATGATTGA
- the pstC gene encoding phosphate ABC transporter permease subunit PstC — protein MQQNHPSATVKELERRAARDMIQDRLFRSLLMACAMLVLITMLGAAGSTLWGGRQAFATFGWHFLTSATWDPGNDVYGALVPVFGTLVTSFLALLIAVPISFGVAFFLTEVAPRQIRGPIASGIELLAGIPSIIYGMWGLFIFAPFFADHIKPWLSNYLGNQPDDGKLSWVAAHVPLLGKLFGSSYPFGASVLTAGIVLAVMVVPFVSSVMREVFQTVPQRLKESAYALGASRWEVVWDIVVPYTRSAVIGGVFLGLGRALGETMAVTFVLGNSMNLSISLLDPGSSIASTIANQFSEAVDLQKSSLMALAFLLFVVTFIVLLIARLMLRSMAAKEGKS, from the coding sequence ATGCAACAAAACCATCCCTCCGCCACCGTCAAAGAGCTGGAACGGCGGGCGGCGCGCGACATGATCCAGGATCGGCTGTTCCGCAGCTTGCTGATGGCCTGCGCCATGCTGGTGCTGATCACCATGCTGGGCGCGGCCGGCTCCACCTTGTGGGGCGGCCGGCAGGCTTTCGCGACCTTCGGCTGGCATTTCCTGACCAGCGCGACCTGGGACCCGGGCAACGATGTCTATGGTGCCCTGGTACCGGTGTTCGGCACCTTGGTGACCTCGTTTCTCGCTTTGCTGATCGCGGTACCCATCAGCTTTGGCGTCGCTTTTTTCCTGACCGAGGTGGCGCCGCGACAGATTCGCGGTCCGATCGCTTCGGGCATCGAGTTGCTGGCAGGGATTCCCTCGATCATCTATGGCATGTGGGGCCTGTTTATTTTCGCACCCTTTTTCGCCGACCATATCAAGCCCTGGCTCAGCAATTATCTCGGCAACCAGCCCGATGACGGCAAGCTGTCCTGGGTGGCCGCCCATGTGCCGCTGCTGGGCAAGCTGTTCGGCAGCAGTTATCCCTTCGGTGCGAGCGTGCTGACCGCCGGCATCGTGCTGGCAGTGATGGTGGTGCCCTTTGTTTCCTCGGTGATGCGTGAAGTCTTCCAGACAGTGCCGCAGCGCCTGAAGGAATCCGCCTACGCCCTGGGTGCCAGCCGTTGGGAAGTGGTCTGGGACATCGTGGTGCCTTATACCCGCTCCGCCGTGATCGGCGGCGTATTCCTCGGCCTGGGGCGTGCCTTGGGCGAGACCATGGCGGTGACCTTCGTGCTGGGCAATTCCATGAATCTGTCGATCTCCTTGCTGGATCCGGGCTCGTCGATTGCCTCGACCATCGCCAACCAGTTCAGCGAGGCGGTCGATCTGCAGAAGTCCTCGCTGATGGCGCTGGCCTTCCTGCTGTTCGTGGTGACATTCATCGTGCTGCTGATTGCCCGCCTGATGTTGCGGAGTATGGCGGCCAAGGAGGGCAAGTCATGA